The Nitrososphaerota archaeon genome has a segment encoding these proteins:
- the dapA gene encoding 4-hydroxy-tetrahydrodipicolinate synthase has product MFEGAYTAIVTPFARNGRVDYEGLKRLAEFQVEQGITGIVVTGTTGESPTLSWDEHKKTIEFVQEHVPSKCRVIAGTGSNSSKECMEGTSFAAKIGIDSVLLVDPYYNGPSSLEIRREYIEPIARRFPNLNIIPYVIPGRTGTQLLPQDLAILSSYFKNVNAVKEATGDIANMRMTRKLCGKGFTILSGDDDKTLTMIQDNEIRASGVISVTSNITPSAAADLVKAGISGNSNSRELHEYLSPLFGCITVKTMEQTKFGEVQVRARNPLATKTLMNILGMPSGPCRQPLGRMTKKAIEFVVGQARKTYEQHPEILEPIEEFFDVDLGERLYKAKYMDGLYYESY; this is encoded by the coding sequence ATGTTCGAAGGAGCATATACGGCAATCGTCACACCGTTTGCTAGGAATGGCAGAGTAGACTATGAAGGCCTAAAACGTCTAGCGGAGTTCCAAGTGGAGCAGGGTATTACGGGGATAGTGGTCACAGGAACTACGGGAGAGAGCCCTACACTGTCTTGGGACGAGCATAAGAAAACTATTGAATTTGTCCAGGAACATGTGCCAAGCAAATGCAGGGTGATTGCGGGTACAGGCAGCAATAGCAGCAAGGAATGCATGGAAGGCACAAGTTTTGCAGCAAAAATTGGTATAGACTCCGTGCTTCTAGTCGATCCATATTATAATGGCCCAAGTTCACTGGAAATTAGGAGAGAATACATAGAGCCCATAGCTAGGAGGTTCCCTAATCTGAACATCATCCCGTATGTAATCCCAGGCAGAACAGGAACCCAACTGTTGCCGCAAGACCTTGCCATACTTTCCTCATATTTCAAGAATGTGAATGCGGTAAAAGAGGCCACTGGAGACATTGCAAATATGAGAATGACTAGGAAGCTCTGTGGCAAAGGCTTCACAATTCTATCTGGCGATGATGACAAAACACTGACCATGATCCAGGATAACGAGATTAGGGCATCTGGCGTAATCTCTGTAACCTCGAACATAACGCCAAGTGCTGCTGCAGACCTTGTAAAAGCTGGAATATCAGGAAACTCCAATTCGAGGGAGTTACACGAGTACCTTAGTCCCCTATTTGGATGCATAACGGTCAAGACCATGGAACAGACAAAATTTGGAGAAGTTCAGGTAAGGGCAAGGAACCCTTTGGCTACAAAGACGCTGATGAACATACTCGGAATGCCTTCTGGGCCGTGCAGGCAGCCGCTTGGAAGGATGACAAAGAAAGCAATTGAGTTCGTAGTTGGCCAAGCGCGGAAGACCTACGAGCAGCACCCAGAGATTCTGGAACCTATAGAGGAGTTCTTCGATGTCGATTTAGGGGAAAGGCTCTACAAAGCAAAGTACATGGATGGACTATACTATGAATCCTATTAG
- a CDS encoding DUF58 domain-containing protein → MRGYNRLILNLFLLLLITSLTFLTDTTLAALSVFLSVSLNIILFRVLKPFNKFTVKREIDKTQVIPPAELTTSLKIRYEGSFPANSKVEFSCKTLNLDINTGIVVFNPRQDYNLVKTFKVTKRGLHKLSRTKVTIMDWLLISGKTFIFDDEQEILILPHIYPFTTATESLGAGIIGVVAPNKRGRSSEIWGIRDYQAGDDYKVISWKAMAKSPDHKPKTKIMAGEVGSAITIVLDSGKDMGAQNGEDTSLDVGADIAASLCYNFVRRGTDTGLLVFDNKLRTLVKPDRGDVHIDLLLRHLAQVQPALDKFIVTNLTKTVQQLPAEYGRKLVLVLGRTDDLLLDSYIPRLALNKDLIVVMVHNEANKTRAEQIQKSAKNAGVPLVLTTASTVRQTIEALERWSYAAIARA, encoded by the coding sequence ATGAGGGGGTACAACAGGCTCATACTGAATCTGTTTCTACTATTGCTAATCACTAGTCTAACATTTCTTACGGATACGACGCTTGCAGCCCTAAGCGTCTTTCTGAGCGTTTCTCTAAACATAATACTCTTCAGAGTATTAAAGCCGTTTAACAAATTCACCGTTAAGCGCGAAATTGATAAGACGCAAGTCATACCTCCAGCCGAGCTTACAACGAGTCTGAAGATCAGATATGAAGGGTCATTCCCAGCGAACTCGAAGGTCGAGTTCTCTTGTAAGACTCTAAACCTCGATATCAACACAGGTATAGTCGTCTTTAACCCCAGACAGGATTACAATCTTGTAAAGACATTCAAGGTGACAAAGAGAGGCTTGCACAAACTCTCCAGAACAAAAGTTACCATAATGGACTGGCTCCTAATTTCTGGGAAGACATTCATCTTTGATGATGAGCAGGAAATTCTTATCCTTCCCCACATCTACCCGTTTACAACGGCCACAGAATCACTAGGCGCAGGAATCATTGGAGTCGTTGCGCCTAACAAGAGAGGCAGAAGTAGCGAAATCTGGGGCATAAGAGACTATCAAGCTGGCGACGATTACAAGGTAATTTCTTGGAAGGCGATGGCAAAGTCTCCAGATCATAAACCCAAGACCAAGATCATGGCTGGAGAAGTGGGTTCAGCCATAACGATAGTACTTGACAGTGGCAAGGATATGGGAGCGCAGAACGGGGAGGATACGAGCCTTGATGTTGGGGCAGATATAGCAGCCTCGTTGTGCTATAACTTTGTGCGAAGAGGGACAGATACAGGCCTTCTGGTCTTCGACAATAAACTGAGGACTCTAGTAAAGCCTGACCGAGGAGATGTGCACATAGATTTACTTTTGCGTCATCTTGCTCAGGTCCAGCCGGCGCTCGACAAATTCATCGTAACGAACCTAACCAAGACCGTTCAGCAGCTTCCAGCAGAATACGGCAGGAAGCTCGTTCTAGTGCTCGGGAGAACTGACGACCTTTTGCTTGACTCATACATACCCAGACTTGCCCTGAATAAAGACCTGATAGTTGTAATGGTTCATAATGAAGCAAACAAGACTAGAGCTGAGCAGATTCAGAAATCTGCAAAGAATGCTGGCGTACCTTTGGTGCTTACAACTGCAAGTACAGTAAGACAGACTATAGAAGCATTGGAGAGATGGTCATATGCAGCAATTGCGAGAGCTTAG
- a CDS encoding MoxR family ATPase — MIESAKDTRDVKQIADAINEEVQKHVVGFTDVTRSLTIAALVGGHVLIEGLPGTAKTLLSTVFANSLGLSVRRIQSTSDLMPSDITGTRIYNPKSMEFEFRPGPIFANVVLMDEINRAPPKTQAALLECMQEKQVSVDGMTTKLDEPFAVIATKNALEFEGTFPLPEAQLDRFLFRLIMAYPDESGEIEIIKRKSAKEMDIKPAVSKEALLAARDVIHSQVKAKDEILEYIADFVRGTNQVPKVVLGASPRASVALLYAAKGYAAVTEGRKYVIPDDVKAVAFDVLNHRITLAQDVLFDSPEAREGLGIQFMKNILMQAMDQVAVPI, encoded by the coding sequence TTGATAGAATCAGCAAAGGACACAAGAGACGTAAAGCAAATCGCTGATGCAATCAACGAGGAAGTACAGAAACATGTAGTAGGCTTCACCGATGTCACTAGATCATTGACCATTGCAGCACTAGTTGGAGGCCATGTCCTGATAGAAGGACTACCTGGAACTGCAAAGACCTTGCTATCTACAGTCTTTGCGAACTCTCTCGGTCTCTCGGTAAGGAGAATCCAAAGTACTTCAGACTTGATGCCATCAGACATTACAGGCACTAGGATATACAACCCCAAATCTATGGAGTTCGAGTTCAGGCCAGGGCCGATATTTGCAAATGTAGTACTGATGGATGAAATAAACAGAGCCCCTCCAAAGACACAAGCTGCTCTGCTGGAGTGCATGCAAGAAAAACAAGTCAGCGTCGATGGAATGACCACGAAACTGGACGAACCATTTGCGGTAATTGCAACCAAGAACGCCCTCGAATTTGAGGGTACATTTCCACTTCCCGAAGCTCAGCTGGACAGATTTCTGTTCAGGCTCATAATGGCTTATCCTGACGAATCTGGAGAGATCGAAATAATCAAAAGAAAGTCTGCAAAAGAGATGGATATTAAGCCAGCCGTGAGCAAAGAGGCGCTTCTGGCTGCAAGAGATGTTATACATTCTCAGGTGAAAGCCAAGGATGAAATACTCGAATATATTGCAGATTTTGTGAGAGGCACGAACCAAGTACCCAAAGTGGTATTGGGTGCAAGCCCAAGAGCTTCAGTAGCTCTGCTATACGCAGCAAAGGGTTACGCAGCTGTCACAGAGGGCAGAAAGTATGTAATTCCTGACGACGTAAAGGCCGTTGCGTTTGATGTTTTGAATCATAGAATAACGCTAGCTCAAGATGTATTGTTCGATTCACCAGAGGCGAGAGAGGGTCTCGGAATACAATTCATGAAGAACATTCTGATGCAGGCGATGGATCAGGTAGCGGTTCCGATCTGA
- the dapB gene encoding 4-hydroxy-tetrahydrodipicolinate reductase, which translates to MDYTMNPIRLCIVGATGRFGSTIVKEISNDFELVGAVASVNNRNVGRSLHSIGLDSDVTLHSSSSIADAVKDADVVISVTNPAAETENTPKIAKAGKKIVIGTTGFTPEQSSKLRASIANVPALIASNFSIGMNFIFNIASMTSSLPPEYDASIVEAHHTGKADSPSGTAMTLGEIISRARGYSKTVFDRRAAGKRGRGELEILAQRLGGVPGIHEINIAGQYEMIKIEHIAFSRSVFAQGALLAAKWLSSVQKPGIYSMQDVLKPK; encoded by the coding sequence ATGGACTATACTATGAATCCTATTAGGCTCTGCATAGTGGGCGCTACCGGACGCTTCGGCAGCACGATAGTGAAAGAGATTAGTAACGACTTCGAACTCGTAGGAGCTGTAGCATCAGTAAACAACAGAAACGTAGGCAGGAGTCTGCATAGCATAGGACTAGATTCGGATGTCACACTCCACAGTTCCTCATCAATTGCAGATGCCGTGAAGGATGCTGATGTGGTAATATCAGTAACAAATCCAGCAGCAGAAACTGAGAATACTCCAAAGATAGCGAAGGCAGGGAAGAAGATCGTCATAGGAACCACAGGATTTACGCCAGAGCAGAGTAGCAAGCTGAGAGCCTCTATAGCCAATGTGCCAGCACTAATAGCGTCAAACTTCTCTATAGGCATGAACTTCATCTTCAATATCGCATCGATGACGTCCAGCCTCCCTCCAGAATACGACGCAAGCATTGTAGAAGCACATCACACTGGCAAGGCAGACTCCCCAAGTGGCACAGCGATGACTCTCGGTGAAATAATCTCCAGAGCCAGAGGGTATTCCAAGACAGTCTTCGATAGAAGGGCTGCGGGCAAGAGGGGAAGGGGGGAGTTAGAGATACTTGCACAGCGTCTTGGAGGAGTGCCTGGGATACACGAAATCAACATTGCAGGTCAGTACGAAATGATAAAGATAGAACACATAGCCTTCTCGAGGAGTGTCTTTGCTCAGGGAGCACTCTTAGCTGCGAAATGGCTGTCATCTGTACAGAAGCCCGGAATTTATAGCATGCAAGATGTTTTAAAACCCAAATAG